From Endomicrobiales bacterium:
TCGGCCCCATGGCTTAAAACCGATGCCGTCTCACTTGGGTTATCTATGTTTGCACCTATTACAATTCTATGACCGTCGATTGTTTGAGCCGGCAAATCTTTAAGTTTTTCTAACTCTTTTGTCTGCTCAAGTTGTATCTCTTTTTCATGCCTGTAGTTTTCAAGCATTTCAAGGCTTGGATTTATTACTACAATACCCTGATTACCATCGACTACTATTGTGTCACCCTCTGAAATTTTTGCTGTAACATCTCTAAGACCTACAACCGCGGGAATTTCCAAACTTTGGGCGAGTATTGCGGTATGTGATGTTTTGCCACCTATGTCCGTAGCAAAACCAATTAGCAAATTCTCGCGCATAGACAATGTATCTGATGGTGTAAAGTTATGTCCAACCACTACACCTTCAGTTTTAATATCTGCTATGGTGCGCCTGACCCCACCGGCGAGATGGCTTAAAAGTTTTTTACCTACATCGGCGATATCATGCTTTCTTTCACGGAAGTACTCATCATCTATCATCTCAAAAGAGTGAATAACCTTTTCAAGAACTTCACTTAAGGCGTACTCCGCGTTTATCCCGTCACTAATTATCTTTGTTACTTCCCTTGTTATAAGCGGGTCTTGCAATATTAGCAAGTGAGCATCCGCAAGGCGGGCATATTCTTTACCAAGCGTTTTATATATTTTTTCTTTTGTTACAAGCATCTCCGCATTTGTTTTGGATAATGCATCGCCAAAACGTTTTATTTCTTTTTTAATATCGTCTTTTTTAATCTCTCTTTTAGATGTATTAAACTCTTCATCTCTAAACAAGATTGCCTTACCAATAGCAATGCCAGGCGATGCAGCAATACCGTGTAAAATAGAAACTTTTGCGTTCATAGTTAATCCTTTTTCTCTATTCGCCAAAACCATTCTCAAAAATCCCAACTAATTCGTTAATTGCTTCATTTTCATCGCTACCATTTGCTAAAAGTTTTAACTGTGTGTTAAAAGCCGCCGCAAGTGTCATAAGGCCCATAATACTTTTGCCATCAACTTCTTGACCATCTTTTATAATTTTAATTTGAGAAGAAAATTTTGCGGCAGTTTGTACAAATAATGCCGCTGGCCTTGCATGCAAACCAAGCTTATTTTTAATTGTAACAATCTTTTCAATCATTAATGGCCCCTAATACAAAATAGTAATATGCCTAAAGCTATTGTAGAGTAAAAAATTATGTTCGGTGAAACCCTACGCCCAGTTAAATAAAGTGTTCCTGTAAATATACAAAGCAAAACAAGCATATGCTCTAAATTGAGGCCAAATTTAATGAAATAAACCACTAATGCGCAGACAAGTATAAAAATTCCTAAAATTTTAATAATTTTAATTGCTTCTTGTATATCTATCTCCGAAATTATGCCAATGGCCTTTTGCGGATATGTATAACTCATGCTAAAAGTCCACCATCTGAAAAAAATATGAACGATGTTATAAAAAACAATGAAACTTATAGGAATAAACCATGCCTCTCTGAAATATCCGTCTTTATACAAGAAAAGAGCAAAACAAATTGCGACAAGAGCCACAAATGGCCGCCATATTGCCCAAAAAAATGTATCACCAACTGCCGCCAGAGGGCCAGACATATTCTTTTTTAGCACTGTTATACTTTCCGGCGAAATATCGCTTTGACCATGTTGCGCAAGCTGGGTTTCTTTAGAAGCAATAACACCCATAATTATGCTTACCATATAAGGATGTGTATTAAAAAAACCAAGCTGCCTTAAAACAGCACTTGAACGCTCAGCGGGTGTTTTATATAGGTGCCTGATTAATGGCATCATTATATAAGCAAACCCAACATTTTGCATTCTTTCGTAATTCCATATTGCCTGTAGAAAAAAAGACCTTGCAAGCATTTTTATAAATATTATGTTTTTTAATAATCCGCGCTCATTACTTTCTTGCATTTTTACCGCCATCAATTAAAGATGTAAGTTTTGGACTAAAATTCCTAAACATAATCCCAAGCGCCATTATGGGCAAAAAACGCCATGAGAGAAAAAGCCCGTACATAACTTTGCTTGGCACCATAGCAAAAACCTCGCCAACCAGCCACTCACCAGCAATAATAAAAGCGAAATAGAAAACAAAGGCCTTCAAAAAAAATAAAACTATTCCAATAAATATACCTTTGCTTACTCTGCCAATTTTACCCGCTTTAACTCCGTTCTCAACCCAACGCATAACTAAAACATTTATTTTTCTTATCCACATGTCTAGTAACTTAAAAAACATTGCAGATGGTAAGGCGAATATAAGAGCTAAAACCATTACCGCATTATTATTGGGCATAGTTTTTATGCCCCATATAGTGGCAAGTATTGCAACAGTTGTAATATCTGCCGGCACTGCGGCACCCATTGGCAAAATACCTATCCATACAAACTCAACGATAATGCCAATCCAAATACCTGATGTTAAATCACCCAAAATACAGCCAAAAAGAGGGGCTACAACTATTGGCCTTGAAAACATAAACTGACCAAAAGGTGTTATATCTAAACTTATTAAAGCGGCGATAAAAGCTAATAAAACTATTTCAGGCATTCAAGCTTACTCCGCGGTAACTTTTATACTCAAAACCTTTTCTTTATCTAAAGCGTTTAAATTAAAAACCATGGCTAAGTTTACACCTTGGTATGTTCTCTCAAAACCACTTTCAGACAGAGAAACGGTCTCAAGCGCATTAACCCAAAGGTCAAAGTTAACATCTGACTCTATTTTGTAACGCAAACCGGAACATTTATCTATTACTTGCCAGCTTTTAATGGATTTATGCTCACCATATAAGTTGCTATCAAAACAATAAAAAGCCGCATTTAGCTCGCAAGCATATTTTGGTAACTGTTGCATACTTTCTTGATAAGTGAAATTATATTTAACCGAGAACCCATTTGTAATTGGCGAAAGTTTTTTGCGCAATGATAACGCAACAGAACCATTTGCGGATTGCACAGAACCACTTTTACTTAAAACTATGTTTTTGTTATCAACTGTATAAGCATAACTTGCATTTTGAAAATTTCCCATTTCTTCAAATGTATTGTTTGCAAATGACTCACTTGTAACCTCATCACCAAAAAAATGATCAAGCAGCGAACTTTTTTGTGTTTTGTCGTAATGTAAATATTTATCTAAGTTATTTTCTTTTACAAATACAATATCGTGAATGGTTTTTACATCTTGCTCGTAAACATTTGGGTTTTCCAAAAATTCTTTTAACTTTTTGTGATATGCCTCATACCTGCGCGCAAGCACATTGCCAAGGTTTATACTTTTATCAAGGATATCCCACTCTATTATCGAGCCACCAAGGTTTGGGGCTACATACAAGTTTTGTTTTTGCGACTCAAATATTAATTCATCAAAACCATCGGCGTTATAATCAAATACAGACCACCGTTTAAGCGGAGCAACTAAAGCATTTAACTTTTTTTCAGCGTCAAGGAGCTTTCTATATACGCCATTTCGCAAATGAGGTGAATACAGTCCGCCAAAAACACCATGCCAATAAGCGCAATTGCACTGCCCGGCATAAAGATCATCAGTTGCCATAAGCAAGGAACTTTCAGCATATTTACTTCTCGCACTCTCTAGTTTTTGGCTTACATAAAGCATTTTTTTATTCATGGCGTTAGCTTCCGGGTATTTGGCAAGAAAGTTACGCCAGAAACCGCCACGAAGAAATCTTTTTACACTATTATCGTCGTGAAAGCGTTTTGAAAGCAATTCAAAGGCATTTTGTGCCGAAGATGGCAAAGCCCACTCAGACATTTCAAAATATGAAGCCGTCGGCAAATAAACAATGCCCCTTGGGGGGGTTTTTGCCAAAACATCACTAAAAGTAGCGGTTTCTATCCAATGCGCATTTGAGCTAAGCATATCCAAAAACGCATTTAGCCACCCATGTTCATAAACATGCATTTTTGTTCCAGGCCAAAGGCCAAATTTTTCACCGTCATCGGCCATAACAGCTACAGGGTTATCACATTTTTCAAGAAGTTCTTTAAAAATATCAAGTGTACTTTCAGGGTTTTGAAACGGAATCGCATAACGAAGTTTTTGACTTATTGGAAATATACTCAACTTTGCGCCTTGGTCTTCTGTTATATAGTAACCGCAAAGCTCATCTGGATTTAGACCCGATGCCGCAAAATGTGCATCGTCAACCACACTATAATTCATGCCTGCATCAACAAGTGTTTTTGCAAGTTGTGGTTCCCAAACCCTTTCAGCAAGCCACATACCCTTTGGCTCTTTGCCAAAAGTTTGAGCAATGAAGTTATTTAATTTTTTAATCTGCCCCAAGCCGTCATTGTTAGGAATTGAAGGCAAAATTGGTTCGTAATAACCACCGGAAAGAAGCTCAAGCTGGCCACGGCTCACCATTTGTGAAACTTTATCAATGTAGGAAGGATATTCCTTTGATATAAAATCCCACAATATACCTGTACAATGCAAAACCCATTTTATGTTTGGTCTGCTATAAAGAGCATCAATAAACGGCAGATAGGCATCATTATAAGCCCTGTGAAAAACTTCATCAAAGTTACCTATCGGCTGATGATTATGCACAGCAAAAATAAAAGTTACTTTTTTCACTTTATACCTTTTGACTCTAAAATAATGTATTGAGCTACATTTACTCTTTCATCATTTGGCAAAACCCTACCCTCAAGTTCTACATTCAACTCAGAAATATTATGCAACGCGTCAACATCATCATTATCAACTGAAACATTTTTTAATATTTGTCTTTTGCCTTCAGTAAAATGCATACCGCCAACATTAACAGAGTGCACGCTTACCCCACGCTTTAAAAAACGTAAAACATCTTGTGGGTTTGAAAAAAGCATAAAAACTCTTTCTTTTTCATAAGCACCCGATAAAACCATATCAGCCGCCGCATGAACCGTAAGCGTAGAAACCTTTATTGTTTTTGGCACTGCCATAGCAAAAAGAACCTGTTGCATTTTATCTTTTGCAACCTCATCAGATACAATTGCAACCACATCTACTTCCATATTTTTTAGCCAGCCTTCAACCACTTGGCCATGAATTAAACGATCATCAATTCTCATAAAAACTACTGGCATATACTCTCCTGTGCTAGTAACAAATTCTTATTACTATTTTAATTTCTCCAAAAACATTTTTTTTGCATTTGTAATGTTTTTTATTCCATCAGCAATAATTTTTTGGGTCAGCTCCTCACTCTGCATTGTGCCTCTGTGCAAAAGTGCTGATATAAGCATATACAAATTTACTCCACTTATTATTTCAATGTTTTTATTTGCTGAAAGCGGAAGGCAAGCATTGCATGGTGTGCCACCTAACATATCCGTTAAAATAATAGCACTATCACCACTTTGGAAACCTTTTATTATTTTATCTATTCTAGTACTTAAAGATAAAAGTGTCTCTGTGCGTTGTAATGATAGTGAGTAAACATTTTCCTGATGACCAACTATACTTTCTGCTGTAGCAATTAACTCCCTTCCAAACTCGCCATGCGTAATTACTAAAATATTAAGCATTAGTACTCCTGGTATAATATTCATTATACCTGATAATCTGTGTAATTAAGATATCTTGAATCTTATAGGATGCCTTTTAATTATCTCAATAACATTTTTTGCAAGTTTTAATGGATCATGCCTTATATATTTACCCTGCACCAACATATCGGCAGCAACAACTTTAAACCTAAAAGAACCACCGCTTTCAATTTTTGGGCTCAATGGGATAGAATTATTTTTGCTATAACGCTTAAGTATTGATTTTGAAATAATGCTTTTGTTGGCAAGCACATAGTCAAATATATTTTCAGCAGAGTGCTTTTCTATTGCTTCAATATGTTCACGAATAGTATATCCGGTACTTTCACCAGGCTGTGTCATAATATTGGCAACATAAATTTTTATTGCCTTTGAGCGTTTTATTGCGTTTGTTACACCGTCTACAAGATAGTTTGAAATAATTGAAGTGTATAAAGAACCCGGCCCGCTAACAATAGCATCAGCAGAGCCGATTGCATCTAATACAGGATTATGTACTTTAACTTTATTTGGAACTATTGAAAGAAGATCAATGCGTTTTTTACTTTCTGAAATTTTGCTTTCACCAAAAACTATACTACCGTCAGATAACTTCGCCTTAAGTTTCGCACTGTCAAGAGTTACTGGCAAAACTTTGCCTCTTATAGCAAGAACTTCAGCGCACTTTGAAATAGCGTTATCAAGCCCTCCGGTTATAGCAGTCATTGCGGTAAGCAACAAATTACCAAAAGAATGACCAGAAAGCGGGCCTTTTGAAGCAAACCTGTACTCAAACAACCGAGACATAAGGTTTTCTTCTTCAGAAAGTGCAACCAAACAACTTCTTATATCTCCAGGCGGCAAGACACCAAACTCTTTTCTTAGCTTTCCGGAACTGCCACCATCGTCTGTAACATTTACAACAGCCGTAATGTTTGAAGTATAGTGTTTCAAACCACTTAAAAGCGATGCTAAACCTGTGCCGCCACCTATCACGACTATTTTATAGTTTGTATTTTTTTTCAAATGAATAAACCTTAATTGTGAATATCCCTATGATAAACTTGTGACATGTAACCTTTTTTTCGCAATATAAAACCTATTTTTTCTGAAACTGCAACAGACCTATGGTGCCCACCAGTACAACCAAGCGCTATAGTAAGGTGGCTTTTGCCTTCTTTAATAAAATTAGGGATTAAAAATGAAAGCATTTTTTCTAAAATTACTATAAAATCTTTCGCCTCTTTATGCTTAAAAACATAATTTTTAACACCGACATCTTTGCCTGTTTTATATCTAAGCGAAGCAACATAGTTTGGATTTGGAAGAAAGCGAACATCAAAAACCAAGTCGGCATCTAAAGGCAGACCATATTTAAAACCAAAAGAAAGAACAGAGATCTTCATTTTTTCTAATGTCTGATCACTTAGTTTTTTTGTCAAAATTTCTTTTAGCTCGCCTCCTGTGAGGTGAGATGTGTCAATAACATCATCTGCTAAATAGAGAATTTTTAACATCATTTTTCTTTCGGCATTTATTCCTTCACTGATCCGCCTTGCTAATGGGTGTCTGCGCCTTGTTTCAGCATACCTTCTAAACAATGTTGCATCATCTGCGGTAAAGAAAAGAATTCTGTGCCTAATGCCGCGTTTTTTAAGATCATCAACTATTTTTTCAATAGAATCAAGTGATTCTTTGCCTGCTCGAATATCAAGACCAACAGCAACTTTATTTAGCTTTCCGCCAGATTCAACACACAAATCCGCAAATTTACTTACAAGAGAAACTGGAATATTATCAACTGCAAAATATCCCATATCCTCTAAATTTTTTAGCGCCAAACTTCTGCCTGCACCAGAGATACCTGTAACTATAAGGAACTGTCTGCTCATTTTTTTTCACCACTTTGCTTTGCCATAATGCCAATTAATCTTTTGTTTAACTCTTTTGCAGGGTTTAGACCTTTTTTCTTTAACCGTTGATTTAAGCTTGCCATTTCAATAAGAATAGCTAAGTTGCGCCCGGGCTTAACAGGAAAAATAACTTCCGGAACATTAACATCGAGTAATGTGGTAAATCTATCGTCGATACCAACCCGCTCGTAATTATGAGTGCCATTCCAATCCTGCAGGCGCACCACAAGCTCAATTTTGCTTTCATCTAAAATAAAACCAATACTAAACATATTCTTTACATCAATTATACCCATACCACGTACTTCTATATGATGTTGAATTATTTCCTGGCTTTTGCCTATAAGTACACCGCCAGAGAGTTGCCTAAGCTCAATAACATCATCGGCAACAAACATATGCCCGCGCTTCATAAGTTCCAAAGCGCACTCCGACTTACCAATACCGGCATTACCCAAAATTAAAACACCAAGGCCATAAACATTTACAAGTACACCATGCACTTGAGTTGTTCTTGCCATTTTATCTTCAAGATAAAAAATCAACTCTGCCATAAGCCCAGATGGCTTTAATTTAGAGTGCAATAACGGGCACATACATTGTGCATGCACCTGCATCATTGACGGTAATGGTTCTAATGAGTGTGTAAGTATTACACAGGGAAGGCGCTGGTAAGAAAGCAACTTTGTAAGAACTTCAACTTGTCTTTCGTGTGAGAGTGTTTTTAAAAATATATATTCGGCAAGACCAATTATTTGCAACCGTTCTGCTGGGAAGTGTTCAAAAAAACCAGAAAGCGCAAGCCCGGGCCTGTTTATCTCTGAAACAGTTATCTTTCTACAAAGACCTTCAACACCACTAAGAAGAGAAAGTTTTAGGGCTTCATTTTTTTCATTAAGCAATGTGCCGACGGTAATCTCTGCCATAGACCCCTTATATATTGAGGCAGGTTTTAAATGCTGCTCGCGGCGCTACTTAATACTCGTCTTCCTTTTCAATAATGCCAACAACATCTTTTACTGTTTTCGCGTCTCTGAGCGCTTGACGGAAAAACTTATCTTTGAACAAACGAGTTATTCTTGCAAGAGCCTTAAGATGCTGGCCTGCAGCATCAAGCGGACCTACCAATAAAAATATCAAATAAACTGGCTCACCATCTAAAGAATTAAACTCAACACCGTTACTTGATATGCCAATTACTCCAACTTGCTCTTTAACTGCATCAGTTTTACCGTGCGGCAAGGCTACACCTTGACCAATACCTGTAGAACCGAGTTTTTCTCTTTCGAGAATTGTTTTTGTTATCTCATTGGAATCTTTAATTTCGCTTGTCTTCGCCAACGAATCAATAAGTTCTTTTATTGCCGCCTTTTTATCGGTGGACTTTAAATCAATCACTATTGCCTCAGGGCACAAAAATTCCATGATCCTCATAAATCAATAAATCCTCCCCTCTTGTTTTTATAAAATTAAATTCTCGGTTCTACCAAACCAAATGTACCGTCGCCTTTGCGGTAAAGTAAATTCAACTGATCTGAAGATTCATTTAAAAACATATAGTAATCATAACCCAAAAGCTCCATCTCATCTATTGCCTCACCAAGAGTTACCGGCTTTACATCAAAGTGTTTAACTTCGCTTATTTTTGCCTTCTCACTGTATTTTAAAGGAACACAGTTAAGCATACTTTCGGTCATATTCTTTAAAGATACTGCACGAGTTTTGTTTTTTACACGGTGTACTTTAACTTTTTCTTTATGTTTTTTTAGTTGTTTTTCTATTTTATCCAAAGCAAGGTCTATTGCCGCATACATATCGTTGGACTCATTTTTTGAACGGAAAGTTGATTTTGTAGAAGTAATAATTATTTCGGCAGATTGCTGAAACTTTTTTTCAACAGACAATATAACTTGTGCTTTTGCTGGTGAGCTAAGGTACTTATCATACTTGTCAAGCTTTTTTCTTGCATACTCTGCTAAAGCAGGTGTTAAATCCAAATGTCTTGCTGTAATTTTTATATGCACTTGCTTCTCCTATATTATTCGCGCCACCATTTTAACCCGAATTTTGCAATAGGATTTGGAATTCGTCAAAAGATATGGGACATTTTCTTCCGCAAAAATCTTGCGAATGGAATAACCATTCGCTGCAATCTTTGCGTTAAAACTGCCTCCATCTCTTTCGTCTCGGTTCTCAAACCTATTACAAAATGCGGGTTTAACTTTAAGCAAAACGCCAGTTTTTAAAACCAGCTATGGCTAAAGCCAAAGGTGCCTCGCTTATAATTTTTTAAAACATATAAGTTGTATACGGTACTTTATACTAAATAATTACTTATAATTCAAAGATTATCTTGAATTAATTACAACTTGAATTTCTCGCCCAAATAAACTCGCCGTGCATCGGGACTTTCAATTAACTCTTTAGCATTGCCGGTAAGCAAAACCTTTCCTTCAAAAATAATGTATGCTCTGTCTATTATCTCAAGTGTTTCTCTAACATTGTGATCTGTAATGAGAATCCCTAAGCCCATTACTTTTAAACGACCTATAATACCTTGAATATCTGCAACCGTTATTGGGTCTATGCCGACAAAGGGTTCATCTAAAAGCAGGAATGACGGATCTGTTATTAACGCTCTTGCAATTTCACAGCGACGCTTTTCCCCTCCGGAAAGTGTAAAAGCAATTTGGTCTTTGAGCCTTTCTAGGCCAAGATCAGCTAAGAGCGCACTGACTTTGTTTACCCTCTGAGTTTTTGTAAGCGGCATTAGCTCTGCAATTACCATTAAGTTTTGCCAAACTGTCAAATGCCTAAATATTGATGGTTCTTGCGGCAAATAACCAATACCCAAACGAGCCCTTTTATACATTGGTAAATTTGTTATTTTAGTGGAATCAATAAAAACATCACCTGAGAGAGCAGTAACAAGCCCTGTTATCATGTAAAAAGTTGTGGTTTTGCCAGCACCATTGGGACCCAAAAGCCCAACGATCTCGCCTTGTTTGACTTCTACATTTACCCCATTAACCACAAGGCGATTCTTGTAACTTTTTTTTAGATTAACGCTTCTTAAAGTTTTCATTGTTTTTATCATTGAAATTTACCGTACCATCAACATTGCCGTTAAAAATTATCTGTTTTTTTTCAAGTTTAATGGTTGCGGTGTCGGATAGTATCTCTGCACGGTTAGCTAAGCCATCATCAAATACAACAAGAGGCCTTGGCACTCCGCTAAGCACAATTTGCTTTTCTTTTTGTAAAAATAAAGCACTGTTTGCCTTTGCTAAACCTGAAGAGGTTATTACTTCAACATCACCAAATGCCACTATACTTTCTGAGCTTTTGTTTAACATTATGTTATTAGCGAAAAGCGTTGCA
This genomic window contains:
- the ptsP gene encoding phosphoenolpyruvate--protein phosphotransferase — translated: MNAKVSILHGIAASPGIAIGKAILFRDEEFNTSKREIKKDDIKKEIKRFGDALSKTNAEMLVTKEKIYKTLGKEYARLADAHLLILQDPLITREVTKIISDGINAEYALSEVLEKVIHSFEMIDDEYFRERKHDIADVGKKLLSHLAGGVRRTIADIKTEGVVVGHNFTPSDTLSMRENLLIGFATDIGGKTSHTAILAQSLEIPAVVGLRDVTAKISEGDTIVVDGNQGIVVINPSLEMLENYRHEKEIQLEQTKELEKLKDLPAQTIDGHRIVIGANIDNPSETASVLSHGAEGVGLYRSEFIYFNRSSMPSEEEHYKNYSRIAQKMMPYSVIIRTFDLGGDKLSGMGLEGVATEGNPFLGMRAIRLSLKYPKIFKTQLRGILRASAEGKIKIMYPMISGLGELLAANKILEETKEELRSEGKKFDENIEVGVMIEVPSAALTADQIVAHCDFLSIGTNDLIQYTLAIDRVNENVASLYDPLHPAILRLIKNVVEAAHRAGKWVGLCGEMAADPSLTVVLVGLGLNELSVSPVQAPKIKKIIRNTSYAQARELANDLLESPNREELIKRFKKHTTP
- a CDS encoding HPr family phosphocarrier protein; protein product: MIEKIVTIKNKLGLHARPAALFVQTAAKFSSQIKIIKDGQEVDGKSIMGLMTLAAAFNTQLKLLANGSDENEAINELVGIFENGFGE
- a CDS encoding PTS system mannose/fructose/sorbose family transporter subunit IID produces the protein MQESNERGLLKNIIFIKMLARSFFLQAIWNYERMQNVGFAYIMMPLIRHLYKTPAERSSAVLRQLGFFNTHPYMVSIIMGVIASKETQLAQHGQSDISPESITVLKKNMSGPLAAVGDTFFWAIWRPFVALVAICFALFLYKDGYFREAWFIPISFIVFYNIVHIFFRWWTFSMSYTYPQKAIGIISEIDIQEAIKIIKILGIFILVCALVVYFIKFGLNLEHMLVLLCIFTGTLYLTGRRVSPNIIFYSTIALGILLFCIRGH
- a CDS encoding PTS sugar transporter subunit IIC gives rise to the protein MPEIVLLAFIAALISLDITPFGQFMFSRPIVVAPLFGCILGDLTSGIWIGIIVEFVWIGILPMGAAVPADITTVAILATIWGIKTMPNNNAVMVLALIFALPSAMFFKLLDMWIRKINVLVMRWVENGVKAGKIGRVSKGIFIGIVLFFLKAFVFYFAFIIAGEWLVGEVFAMVPSKVMYGLFLSWRFLPIMALGIMFRNFSPKLTSLIDGGKNARK
- a CDS encoding DUF1926 domain-containing protein, giving the protein MKKVTFIFAVHNHQPIGNFDEVFHRAYNDAYLPFIDALYSRPNIKWVLHCTGILWDFISKEYPSYIDKVSQMVSRGQLELLSGGYYEPILPSIPNNDGLGQIKKLNNFIAQTFGKEPKGMWLAERVWEPQLAKTLVDAGMNYSVVDDAHFAASGLNPDELCGYYITEDQGAKLSIFPISQKLRYAIPFQNPESTLDIFKELLEKCDNPVAVMADDGEKFGLWPGTKMHVYEHGWLNAFLDMLSSNAHWIETATFSDVLAKTPPRGIVYLPTASYFEMSEWALPSSAQNAFELLSKRFHDDNSVKRFLRGGFWRNFLAKYPEANAMNKKMLYVSQKLESARSKYAESSLLMATDDLYAGQCNCAYWHGVFGGLYSPHLRNGVYRKLLDAEKKLNALVAPLKRWSVFDYNADGFDELIFESQKQNLYVAPNLGGSIIEWDILDKSINLGNVLARRYEAYHKKLKEFLENPNVYEQDVKTIHDIVFVKENNLDKYLHYDKTQKSSLLDHFFGDEVTSESFANNTFEEMGNFQNASYAYTVDNKNIVLSKSGSVQSANGSVALSLRKKLSPITNGFSVKYNFTYQESMQQLPKYACELNAAFYCFDSNLYGEHKSIKSWQVIDKCSGLRYKIESDVNFDLWVNALETVSLSESGFERTYQGVNLAMVFNLNALDKEKVLSIKVTAE
- a CDS encoding PTS sugar transporter subunit IIB, which encodes MPVVFMRIDDRLIHGQVVEGWLKNMEVDVVAIVSDEVAKDKMQQVLFAMAVPKTIKVSTLTVHAAADMVLSGAYEKERVFMLFSNPQDVLRFLKRGVSVHSVNVGGMHFTEGKRQILKNVSVDNDDVDALHNISELNVELEGRVLPNDERVNVAQYIILESKGIK
- a CDS encoding YvcK family protein, producing MKKNTNYKIVVIGGGTGLASLLSGLKHYTSNITAVVNVTDDGGSSGKLRKEFGVLPPGDIRSCLVALSEEENLMSRLFEYRFASKGPLSGHSFGNLLLTAMTAITGGLDNAISKCAEVLAIRGKVLPVTLDSAKLKAKLSDGSIVFGESKISESKKRIDLLSIVPNKVKVHNPVLDAIGSADAIVSGPGSLYTSIISNYLVDGVTNAIKRSKAIKIYVANIMTQPGESTGYTIREHIEAIEKHSAENIFDYVLANKSIISKSILKRYSKNNSIPLSPKIESGGSFRFKVVAADMLVQGKYIRHDPLKLAKNVIEIIKRHPIRFKIS
- the rapZ gene encoding RNase adapter RapZ; amino-acid sequence: MSRQFLIVTGISGAGRSLALKNLEDMGYFAVDNIPVSLVSKFADLCVESGGKLNKVAVGLDIRAGKESLDSIEKIVDDLKKRGIRHRILFFTADDATLFRRYAETRRRHPLARRISEGINAERKMMLKILYLADDVIDTSHLTGGELKEILTKKLSDQTLEKMKISVLSFGFKYGLPLDADLVFDVRFLPNPNYVASLRYKTGKDVGVKNYVFKHKEAKDFIVILEKMLSFLIPNFIKEGKSHLTIALGCTGGHHRSVAVSEKIGFILRKKGYMSQVYHRDIHN
- the hprK gene encoding HPr(Ser) kinase/phosphatase — its product is MAEITVGTLLNEKNEALKLSLLSGVEGLCRKITVSEINRPGLALSGFFEHFPAERLQIIGLAEYIFLKTLSHERQVEVLTKLLSYQRLPCVILTHSLEPLPSMMQVHAQCMCPLLHSKLKPSGLMAELIFYLEDKMARTTQVHGVLVNVYGLGVLILGNAGIGKSECALELMKRGHMFVADDVIELRQLSGGVLIGKSQEIIQHHIEVRGMGIIDVKNMFSIGFILDESKIELVVRLQDWNGTHNYERVGIDDRFTTLLDVNVPEVIFPVKPGRNLAILIEMASLNQRLKKKGLNPAKELNKRLIGIMAKQSGEKK
- a CDS encoding PTS sugar transporter subunit IIA yields the protein MRIMEFLCPEAIVIDLKSTDKKAAIKELIDSLAKTSEIKDSNEITKTILEREKLGSTGIGQGVALPHGKTDAVKEQVGVIGISSNGVEFNSLDGEPVYLIFLLVGPLDAAGQHLKALARITRLFKDKFFRQALRDAKTVKDVVGIIEKEDEY
- the raiA gene encoding ribosome-associated translation inhibitor RaiA, which codes for MHIKITARHLDLTPALAEYARKKLDKYDKYLSSPAKAQVILSVEKKFQQSAEIIITSTKSTFRSKNESNDMYAAIDLALDKIEKQLKKHKEKVKVHRVKNKTRAVSLKNMTESMLNCVPLKYSEKAKISEVKHFDVKPVTLGEAIDEMELLGYDYYMFLNESSDQLNLLYRKGDGTFGLVEPRI
- the lptB gene encoding LPS export ABC transporter ATP-binding protein — encoded protein: MKTLRSVNLKKSYKNRLVVNGVNVEVKQGEIVGLLGPNGAGKTTTFYMITGLVTALSGDVFIDSTKITNLPMYKRARLGIGYLPQEPSIFRHLTVWQNLMVIAELMPLTKTQRVNKVSALLADLGLERLKDQIAFTLSGGEKRRCEIARALITDPSFLLLDEPFVGIDPITVADIQGIIGRLKVMGLGILITDHNVRETLEIIDRAYIIFEGKVLLTGNAKELIESPDARRVYLGEKFKL